GAAGGCACCGGTGGAGGCGCCGCTGGGGACCGCGGCACGGGCGATGGTGCCGTCGTCGAGGGCGACCTCGACCTCGACCGTCGGGTTGCCGCGGGAGTCGAGGATCTCGCGCGCGCCTACTGCCTCGATGCTGGCCACTACCGGCTCCTTGATTGGTGCGTGATGACTGGTCCCCCGAGGGTATCGGCTCCGCGGCGACGCTCGGTCGAGCGACCCACCGGCTCCTGCTTCGCTCATTCGTGGACGGCTAACCGCGACTGCGCCACCGACGCAGTCGGCGCCGCACCCCGTCCCTCAGGGCCGCCCCGGGCGGTCGCTGCTTGGAGCGGATCTCGTCGATCTGTCGTTGCAGGGCCCTTTGGGACGTCGCCGCCTTCTCGGAGGTACTGGCCAGCTCCTGTCTCAGCTGCTCACTCTCCGTCCGGAGCTGCTGGCAGTCGTCCTCGAGTCGCTGACCCTCCCGGGTCAGCTGACGGATCTGCTGCTTCAGCTCCTTCTCCTGCCGCCGCTGCTCCTTGGCCTCGAGGGAGATGCGGTCCCTGGTCCTGTTGACCATCTCGTAGAGGCTCGTGAACACGGCGAAGGACTCCCGGTCCCGCGGCGCGCCCCACTCGTACGACCGGTGCGTCGGCAGATCGACCCGCATCACGTCGCCCTCGCCGCGGATGCTGGCAGCGATGCCGTCCCACCAGTCGAGCTGGTATCGGGTCGCCACCGCGCCCGCCGCCTCCAGGTGTGCCGTCAGCTCGGCGCGGTCGCGCGAGAGGGCGCTGACGACCGTGGTGCCGAAGAGTCCGTTCCACGCCTCGTAGGGCACGGCGAGAGCGCTCATTCCCACGTGCTCCAAGGCGCCGTGCATGCGGATCATCGCGTAGTGGCTCGTCACGAGGCCGATCGCCGGGACGCCGACCGCAGGACCGAAGACGACCGGGTGGTAGCGGGTGGAGATCGTGAACTCGGCTCCGGAGGTCACCGTGAGGGCCTGGGCAGCGGAGATCACCGGCAGCTGGTGCACGCGCGGACTCGTCATGAGCTCAGCGATGCGCGCATGGGCCATGCAGTCCCGGTCGTCCTCGTCGCCGACGCCGAGGACTCCCATGTGCGGCACCAGCACGATGTCGACGTCACAGGTGGCCACGATCTCGTCCAGGGCCGTGGCGATCGTGCGGTGGTACTCGGCGGTCGACATCTCGGGCACTCCCGGGTCGTGGGCGAAGCTGCCCACGACGAAGGTGCCTGGCAGGGTCAGCTCCACCTCCGGCACGCTCGAGCCCTCCATCTGCGGGATGAGGAGTGCGTCGTCGAAGGTCAGCACGACCTTGTCGGGCTCCGCGCACAGGGACCTCACCAGGTGGGCGGATGACCGCTCCCGCACACCGAACACCGTCGCGTAGTCAGCGATCTCCCTGACGATCTCCTCGTCGTCCTCCGACAGGTGGGGACCGACCGACTGGCTGGAGACGAAGAGGGGGACCTCGAAGAACTCGGCGATCCGCGTCAGGGCCAGCCGCTCGAAGAGGTGGTGCTCACCGTTCGCGTTGAGATTTCCGCCGCCGGCGATGACGACCGCGTCGGCCCGGCGCACCGCCTCGACGGCCGGTGCCATGGCTTCGGGGAACTTCGCCTCACCGGCGAAGGCCGACTCGAGCGCGGACAGCAGCGTGACCTTCTT
Above is a window of Janibacter cremeus DNA encoding:
- a CDS encoding polysaccharide pyruvyl transferase family protein, with product MKVVVIGDVSWAGQYHLGDEAMTEAAIAQLKRHGADVTLVAGDPELSAAHYRVDTIRRLGFRGVPRPKKVTLLSALESAFAGEAKFPEAMAPAVEAVRRADAVVIAGGGNLNANGEHHLFERLALTRIAEFFEVPLFVSSQSVGPHLSEDDEEIVREIADYATVFGVRERSSAHLVRSLCAEPDKVVLTFDDALLIPQMEGSSVPEVELTLPGTFVVGSFAHDPGVPEMSTAEYHRTIATALDEIVATCDVDIVLVPHMGVLGVGDEDDRDCMAHARIAELMTSPRVHQLPVISAAQALTVTSGAEFTISTRYHPVVFGPAVGVPAIGLVTSHYAMIRMHGALEHVGMSALAVPYEAWNGLFGTTVVSALSRDRAELTAHLEAAGAVATRYQLDWWDGIAASIRGEGDVMRVDLPTHRSYEWGAPRDRESFAVFTSLYEMVNRTRDRISLEAKEQRRQEKELKQQIRQLTREGQRLEDDCQQLRTESEQLRQELASTSEKAATSQRALQRQIDEIRSKQRPPGAALRDGVRRRLRRWRSRG